The Algoriphagus halophilus genome window below encodes:
- the odhB gene encoding 2-oxoglutarate dehydrogenase complex dihydrolipoyllysine-residue succinyltransferase, translating to MSKEIKVPAVGESITEVTVGQWFKNDGDQVQMDEILCELESDKATFELPAEATGILKINAQAGDTLEIGAVICTIDEEGVAATSSPSEAPKKEETKSAGPSTTGEVKEMIVPTVGESITEVTLANWLKNDGDYVALDEIIAEVDSDKATFELPAEASGILRHVAQEGDVLEIGGLICKIEVTEGAPTAAAESSAPESGSPAAVSGSTNYATGHASPAASKILAEKGISPESVSGTGKDGRITKEDAQSAQKAAPASAPAKAAPAPAAEAPAPVLGSRNERRERMSSLRKTVAKRLVSVKNETAMLTTFNEVNMKPIMDLRAKFKEQFKEKHGVGLGFMSFFTKAVCVALQEWPAVNAKIDGNEMVFNDYCDISIAVSAPKGLVVPVIRNAEAMSFDQIEKEVVRLAVKARDNKLSIEEMTGGTFTITNGGVFGSMMSTPIINAPQSAILGMHNIVQRPMAVNGEVKILPMMYVALSYDHRIIDGRESVSFLVRVKELLEDPTRLLFGV from the coding sequence ATGAGCAAAGAAATTAAAGTGCCTGCAGTAGGCGAATCCATTACCGAGGTTACCGTTGGGCAATGGTTTAAAAATGATGGAGACCAGGTTCAAATGGATGAGATCCTTTGTGAATTGGAATCTGACAAAGCTACTTTTGAACTGCCTGCAGAAGCAACAGGAATATTAAAGATTAATGCACAGGCAGGTGATACCTTAGAAATTGGAGCCGTTATCTGTACGATCGATGAGGAAGGCGTTGCGGCTACTTCCTCTCCTTCAGAAGCACCTAAAAAAGAGGAAACCAAGAGTGCAGGACCTTCCACTACTGGGGAAGTTAAAGAAATGATTGTACCAACAGTAGGAGAATCCATTACAGAGGTAACTCTTGCCAATTGGTTGAAGAATGATGGAGATTATGTTGCCTTAGACGAAATTATTGCTGAGGTAGACTCTGATAAAGCAACGTTTGAATTACCTGCAGAAGCTTCAGGGATTTTAAGACATGTTGCTCAAGAAGGAGATGTGTTGGAAATTGGAGGATTGATCTGCAAGATTGAAGTGACTGAAGGAGCGCCTACAGCAGCAGCAGAATCAAGTGCCCCAGAAAGTGGTTCACCAGCAGCAGTCTCTGGATCTACAAATTATGCAACTGGACATGCTTCACCAGCAGCATCAAAAATATTAGCAGAGAAAGGTATTTCTCCTGAATCTGTATCAGGCACAGGCAAAGACGGTAGAATCACTAAAGAGGATGCCCAATCTGCTCAGAAAGCAGCTCCTGCATCAGCCCCTGCCAAAGCAGCTCCTGCACCAGCGGCAGAAGCACCGGCTCCAGTATTAGGCTCTAGAAATGAAAGAAGAGAAAGAATGTCTTCTCTTCGTAAAACGGTTGCCAAAAGATTGGTTTCCGTGAAAAATGAAACGGCTATGTTGACCACATTTAATGAGGTGAACATGAAGCCGATCATGGATTTGAGAGCTAAGTTCAAAGAACAATTCAAAGAGAAGCATGGAGTAGGTCTTGGATTCATGTCCTTCTTTACCAAAGCAGTCTGTGTAGCTCTTCAAGAATGGCCAGCAGTGAATGCCAAGATTGATGGAAATGAAATGGTCTTTAACGACTACTGTGATATTTCAATCGCAGTTTCTGCTCCAAAAGGATTAGTTGTGCCTGTCATCAGAAACGCTGAGGCAATGAGCTTTGATCAGATTGAAAAAGAAGTGGTGCGATTGGCTGTAAAGGCTAGAGATAACAAGCTTTCTATTGAAGAAATGACTGGAGGTACCTTTACCATCACCAATGGTGGAGTATTTGGATCCATGATGTCTACTCCAATCATCAACGCCCCTCAATCTGCAATTTTGGGAATGCACAATATTGTGCAGAGACCAATGGCGGTAAATGGAGAGGTGAAGATTCTTCCAATGATGTACGTAGCATTATCCTATGATCATAGAATCATCGATGGTCGTGAATCTGTAAGCTTTTTGGTAAGAGTAAAAGAGTTACTGGAGGATCCGACTAGATTGTTGT
- a CDS encoding 2-oxoglutarate dehydrogenase E1 component: protein MDKFSFIANAHVSYIDELYASYKSEPNSIDPSWKEFFEGFDFALTNYDVESSDATPSSNGKPQPKNGSLATPGTIMDMEQLPKEIKVRALIHAYRSRAHLRSKTNPVRERRDRKALIDPEYFGLGVEDMNTEFQAGNEIGIGKAKLSTIIDSLKKIYEGPIGFEYLYIRDPEMLDWFKTKVEKEALAFNPQVEEKKRILFKLNQAVVFENFLHTKYLGQKRFSLEGGESTIPFLDAVITTAASLGVEEVMIGMAHRGRLNVLANIMGKTYEQIFSEFEGTAKPDLTMGDGDVKYHMGYSSDIVTPDSKKVHLKLAPNPSHLEAVNPVVEGFIRAKIDTEHKGDKTKALPILIHGDAAVAGQGIVYEVTQMADLKGYNTGGTIHFVINNQVGFTTDFDDARSSIYCTDVAKIIDAPVIHVNGDNAEEVVFAAKLAAEFRQKFSRDIFVDMVCYRRHGHNESDEPKFTQPELYNLISKHPNPREIYVKRLTERGDIDAKIASQMDAEFRQLLQDRLNMVKEKPLPYQATKFEQEWGNLRRSTPADFDQSPETGIDEGTIKVVAEALTTIPKGFKPIKQIEAQMKQRKDMFFKSKELNWAAAELLAYGSLLTEGKQVRITGQDCQRGTFSHRHAVIHDANTNQPYNSLLEMKERKGLFQIYNSLLSEYAVLGFEYGYGMANPNSLTIWEAQFGDFANGAQTMIDQFISSGESKWQRMNGLVMLLPHGYEGQGPEHSNARPERFLQLSAEYNMVVANITEPSNFFHLLRRQLAWEFRKPCVVMSPKSLLRHPKVVSPISEFTSGSFREVIKDTAVDAKKVKRVILCSGKIYYDLDEAREKEKVEDVAIVRIEQIHPLPKKQIVDVLAEYKGAEVVWVQEEPENMGYWNYILRLLYKELPMDVIARKSSASPATGYNKVHVEEQKTIVAKALKLK from the coding sequence ATGGATAAATTTTCATTTATTGCCAACGCTCATGTATCCTATATCGATGAGCTATACGCTTCCTACAAAAGCGAACCTAATTCAATTGACCCTAGCTGGAAAGAGTTTTTCGAAGGTTTTGATTTTGCATTGACGAATTACGATGTTGAATCTTCGGACGCAACCCCTTCTTCTAATGGAAAGCCTCAACCAAAAAATGGTTCATTGGCTACTCCAGGTACCATCATGGACATGGAGCAACTTCCAAAAGAAATAAAGGTGAGAGCCTTGATTCATGCATATCGGTCTAGAGCTCATTTAAGATCCAAAACTAATCCTGTAAGGGAAAGAAGAGATCGAAAAGCACTAATAGATCCGGAATATTTTGGATTGGGAGTAGAGGATATGAATACCGAGTTTCAGGCAGGTAATGAAATTGGTATAGGAAAAGCGAAGCTTTCTACCATCATTGATTCTTTGAAAAAAATATACGAAGGTCCTATTGGGTTTGAATATTTATATATCCGTGATCCTGAAATGCTGGACTGGTTTAAGACTAAGGTTGAAAAAGAAGCTTTGGCCTTCAATCCACAAGTTGAAGAAAAGAAGAGAATTCTTTTTAAACTGAATCAGGCGGTTGTTTTTGAAAACTTCCTTCATACCAAATATTTAGGGCAAAAAAGATTTTCTCTTGAGGGTGGTGAAAGTACTATCCCTTTCTTGGATGCTGTGATTACTACCGCTGCTTCACTTGGAGTTGAAGAAGTGATGATAGGGATGGCTCACCGAGGTAGATTGAACGTGTTGGCTAATATCATGGGTAAAACCTATGAGCAAATTTTTTCAGAGTTTGAGGGCACTGCAAAGCCTGATTTGACGATGGGCGATGGAGACGTGAAATATCACATGGGATACTCTAGTGATATCGTGACTCCGGATTCTAAAAAAGTTCATTTGAAATTAGCTCCTAACCCTTCCCACTTAGAGGCTGTTAACCCTGTGGTAGAAGGATTTATTAGAGCAAAGATTGATACAGAGCATAAGGGGGATAAGACAAAAGCACTTCCAATATTGATCCATGGTGATGCGGCTGTGGCTGGTCAAGGTATTGTGTATGAGGTAACCCAAATGGCCGATCTTAAGGGGTATAATACAGGAGGTACTATCCATTTTGTGATCAATAACCAAGTAGGTTTTACCACGGATTTTGATGATGCCAGATCCTCTATCTATTGTACCGATGTTGCGAAAATCATTGATGCCCCTGTGATCCACGTCAATGGTGATAATGCAGAAGAGGTTGTTTTTGCAGCGAAACTAGCTGCAGAATTCAGACAGAAATTCAGCAGAGATATTTTCGTGGATATGGTGTGTTATAGACGTCATGGACATAATGAGTCTGATGAACCTAAATTTACTCAACCGGAACTTTACAACTTGATCTCTAAACATCCCAACCCGAGAGAGATTTATGTAAAAAGATTGACTGAAAGAGGAGATATTGATGCCAAGATTGCCTCTCAAATGGATGCTGAATTCCGTCAATTGCTTCAGGATAGATTGAATATGGTAAAAGAAAAGCCATTGCCATATCAAGCAACCAAGTTTGAGCAAGAATGGGGTAACTTACGAAGATCAACTCCAGCTGATTTTGATCAATCTCCTGAAACCGGGATTGATGAAGGTACCATTAAGGTAGTGGCAGAAGCCTTGACCACTATTCCTAAAGGATTTAAGCCGATCAAACAGATTGAGGCGCAAATGAAGCAGCGTAAAGATATGTTCTTTAAATCCAAAGAGTTGAATTGGGCTGCGGCAGAATTATTGGCTTATGGTTCCCTACTCACTGAAGGGAAACAAGTAAGAATTACTGGACAGGATTGTCAAAGAGGTACTTTTTCGCATAGACATGCGGTGATTCATGATGCGAACACCAATCAACCTTACAACTCTTTATTAGAGATGAAGGAGAGAAAAGGATTGTTCCAAATTTACAATTCCTTGCTTTCAGAATATGCTGTACTTGGCTTTGAGTATGGCTATGGAATGGCTAACCCTAACTCATTGACTATTTGGGAAGCACAATTTGGAGATTTTGCCAACGGTGCTCAAACAATGATTGACCAGTTTATTTCTTCTGGTGAATCAAAATGGCAGCGAATGAATGGTTTGGTTATGCTACTTCCTCATGGATATGAAGGTCAGGGGCCTGAGCACTCCAATGCCAGACCTGAGCGATTCTTACAGTTGTCTGCCGAATACAACATGGTGGTGGCCAATATCACGGAGCCTTCCAATTTCTTCCATTTGTTGAGAAGACAGCTTGCTTGGGAATTTAGAAAGCCATGTGTGGTTATGTCTCCAAAATCATTGTTGCGTCACCCAAAAGTGGTATCTCCTATTTCTGAGTTTACATCCGGTTCATTCCGTGAAGTAATTAAGGATACAGCAGTGGATGCCAAAAAGGTAAAACGTGTTATTCTTTGCTCTGGAAAAATTTACTATGATTTGGATGAAGCTAGAGAAAAAGAAAAAGTAGAAGATGTTGCGATTGTAAGAATTGAGCAAATTCACCCACTTCCAAAAAAGCAGATTGTAGATGTTTTGGCAGAATATAAAGGAGCTGAGGTAGTATGGGTTCAAGAGGAACCAGAAAACATGGGATACTGGAATTATATCCTAAGATTGCTTTACAAAGAGCTTCCAATGGATGTCATTGCTAGAAAATCATCTGCTTCACCTGCAACAGGTTACAATAAAGTCCATGTGGAAGAACAAAAAACAATTGTTGCTAAAGCTTTAAAACTGAAATAA
- a CDS encoding SusD/RagB family nutrient-binding outer membrane lipoprotein codes for MKKLIYSLLCAATMLFATSCDLDLLDNPNAVTSSTASPDFLLNRIQLDYKDFYQGISNTGMSLTRIVNQGSALYENAYTVQSTNGWWSNSYSNILADIAFLEPLAVEGDLQKHLGIAKTIKAMVLFHLVDVYGDVPYSQAIDPANFNPEVDPGQSVYEAAATLLDEAKTHFATAGSGSPNDYFYGRNYTKWTRLVNTLKLRYFLNLRLTQEGAAKAGIDALKAENNMLKVGDDFIFRFGTSTANPDSRHGNFAGTYTSGGGTYHSTYYMWHMTEAKGFDDPRARFYWYRQVLVNSTNVDEIECIAQIAPPHYLAGGFVYCLPGERGYWGRDHLDPDGVPPDGLKRTVWGIYPVGGRFDDDSATPVNNPTLGAQGEGLYPIMLAAYVDFMLAEAALEIDGDAAAAKDYMLSAIEKHMDYVTGFALSTREAGNINSFFESQDTSLEEDIEAYLGYVGAEFDNSSNKMYVIGREYWLSLFGNGVEAYNLYKRTGEPGNMQPGLEANPGNFPRSFLYPNNYMVTNTNATQKSGLDVQVFWDNNPAGNSWVY; via the coding sequence ATGAAAAAATTAATATATAGTTTGTTGTGTGCAGCAACCATGTTATTTGCGACGTCTTGCGACTTAGATTTGCTAGACAACCCAAATGCGGTAACTTCATCAACAGCTTCTCCTGATTTCCTACTTAATAGGATTCAACTTGATTACAAAGATTTTTATCAGGGTATTTCTAATACAGGAATGTCATTGACAAGAATCGTAAATCAAGGTAGTGCATTGTATGAAAACGCTTATACAGTTCAGTCTACTAACGGATGGTGGTCCAACTCTTATTCAAATATTCTTGCTGATATTGCTTTCCTAGAGCCTTTAGCTGTAGAGGGTGATTTGCAAAAGCATTTGGGTATTGCGAAGACTATTAAAGCAATGGTATTATTCCATTTAGTAGATGTGTATGGAGATGTACCTTATTCTCAGGCAATTGATCCTGCAAACTTCAATCCAGAAGTTGATCCAGGTCAGTCTGTATATGAGGCAGCTGCTACATTATTAGACGAAGCTAAAACGCACTTTGCTACTGCTGGTTCTGGTTCTCCAAATGATTATTTCTACGGAAGAAACTATACCAAATGGACTAGATTGGTAAATACCTTGAAACTTAGATATTTCTTGAATCTTAGATTGACTCAAGAAGGTGCTGCTAAAGCTGGAATCGATGCGTTGAAAGCAGAAAACAACATGCTGAAAGTTGGAGATGACTTCATCTTTAGATTCGGTACTTCTACTGCCAACCCAGATTCTAGACATGGCAACTTTGCTGGAACTTATACTTCTGGTGGTGGTACTTATCACTCTACTTATTACATGTGGCATATGACTGAAGCCAAAGGTTTTGATGATCCAAGAGCTAGATTCTACTGGTATCGTCAAGTTTTGGTGAATTCAACTAACGTGGATGAGATTGAGTGTATTGCTCAAATTGCTCCTCCTCATTACCTAGCTGGTGGATTTGTCTACTGTCTTCCTGGTGAAAGAGGATATTGGGGTAGAGATCACCTAGACCCAGACGGTGTTCCACCAGATGGATTGAAAAGAACAGTATGGGGTATCTATCCTGTAGGTGGAAGATTCGATGATGATTCTGCTACTCCTGTGAATAACCCTACTTTAGGAGCTCAAGGTGAAGGTTTATATCCTATCATGTTAGCTGCATATGTTGACTTTATGCTAGCGGAGGCTGCCTTAGAAATCGATGGCGATGCGGCTGCTGCAAAAGACTACATGCTATCTGCTATTGAGAAGCATATGGATTATGTGACAGGCTTTGCCTTAAGTACTCGTGAAGCTGGTAATATCAACAGTTTCTTTGAGTCACAAGATACTTCTCTAGAGGAGGACATCGAAGCATACCTAGGTTATGTAGGTGCGGAATTTGACAATTCTTCTAACAAGATGTATGTCATTGGACGTGAGTACTGGTTGTCTCTTTTCGGGAATGGTGTAGAAGCTTATAACTTGTATAAGAGAACTGGTGAGCCTGGAAATATGCAACCTGGTCTAGAAGCTAACCCAGGTAATTTCCCAAGATCTTTCTTGTATCCTAACAACTACATGGTTACCAATACAAACGCAACTCAGAAGTCTGGGCTTGATGTTCAAGTATTCTGGGATAATAATCCTGCAGGTAATTCTTGGGTTTACTAA
- a CDS encoding SusC/RagA family TonB-linked outer membrane protein: MRKALLFVVALFTMALSYEVSAQQRVITGTVISEEDGLGLPGATVLVKGTTVGTTTDLDGNYSINVPAGSDVLIFSFVGLETAEETIGNRTIINVTLTTDAAQLSEVVVTAIGIEREKKALGYAVTTVGDEQLENRPEQDVARVLQGKVPGVNITSTNGMSGSGTNMVIRGYSSATGSNQPLFVVDGVPFNTSTNATNGFTTGGATTSSRFLDIDPNNIESMSVLKGLSATVLYGDQGRNGVILITTKSGASKRKAAEVTINQSVFSNTAASLPTYGTTYGNGFQQAPGFFFSNFGPRLDQGIQVNHPYASSSVASVREAFPEFWVDGIVGGTPIKYDYKSYADPSEVFFRTGLISNTSVQIAGGSDRTGYSASFGYTDEEGFTPGNELKKYNFGLGVNSAISDKLSVKSSFTFAITDLESPPVNAAFGSGPSGGIPSAFAHVLYTPRSVDLGGLPFENPVDNSSVYYRGGNDIVNPLWLVKYYQNTSDVKRFFNSTSLIYDVTDDFSITYRIGLDTYSETQEKKYNRGAGSGSAAIQSGLYTTANIVNTIWNQDLILNWKKDFSDKFGMSALLGGNSRYDVFNRTGIESQNQLAFGLFNHSNFTSQSSGGLNYNEEQRRMGIYANLTFDYANYLYFNLSARNDWTSTVEKDNRRILYPGASVSFIPTTAFDWNSSTLNDLKLRLGYGTSAGFPNPYRTRNILNQDPQAFLRGGQLTQTHSVSNRLGNPNLKPELQEELEFGVEAVMFNNKLRFDLSLYEKNTRDLITSAPIDPSTGFTSTDINIGKIRTRGVEFQATVTPVSTASGFTWNSTINWGLYRSVTVELGEGLEEIVVAGFTTLGNFAIPGEPFNIIKGSGFERDEQTGLPIILSTGLQKQDADLQVLGDPNPRWNGSWINTFTFKGFTLNAMLEYRHKGAIFSNTVTGTLARGVTKDPVVDREMTFIMPGVKEDGTPNDIQITASDYFFGGYHLGADEANVFDGSMIRLREVSLGYELPTSLMAKTPFKRASIAVSGSNLWFRALNFPPNMNYDVDVLGTGVGNGLGFDFVTGPSSRRFGGTVTLAF, translated from the coding sequence ATGAGAAAAGCTTTACTCTTTGTTGTTGCGCTTTTCACCATGGCCCTCAGTTATGAGGTGTCGGCGCAACAACGGGTAATTACCGGTACGGTAATTTCCGAGGAAGACGGACTAGGTTTGCCGGGTGCAACCGTCCTCGTGAAAGGTACGACAGTGGGTACTACCACCGATTTGGATGGTAATTATTCCATTAACGTTCCTGCGGGTTCTGACGTATTGATTTTCTCTTTTGTCGGTCTTGAGACTGCTGAAGAGACTATCGGTAATAGAACCATTATTAATGTTACCCTGACAACCGACGCTGCACAACTATCCGAAGTGGTAGTAACTGCGATTGGTATCGAAAGGGAGAAAAAAGCCTTGGGTTATGCGGTTACCACAGTAGGTGACGAGCAACTTGAGAATCGTCCTGAGCAAGACGTTGCCCGCGTTTTGCAAGGTAAAGTTCCGGGTGTAAACATTACCTCTACTAACGGTATGTCTGGTTCTGGTACGAACATGGTAATCAGAGGTTACTCTTCTGCTACTGGTTCTAACCAGCCTTTATTCGTTGTAGATGGTGTTCCTTTCAACACAAGTACTAACGCAACCAATGGATTTACTACTGGTGGTGCTACTACTTCTTCTCGTTTCTTGGATATCGATCCAAACAACATTGAGAGCATGTCTGTATTGAAAGGTCTTTCTGCAACTGTACTTTATGGTGACCAAGGTAGAAACGGTGTAATTTTGATTACTACTAAATCTGGTGCATCAAAAAGAAAAGCTGCTGAAGTAACAATCAACCAATCTGTATTCTCCAATACAGCGGCATCATTGCCAACTTATGGAACTACTTACGGTAACGGTTTCCAACAAGCTCCAGGATTCTTCTTCTCTAACTTCGGTCCTAGATTGGATCAGGGGATTCAAGTAAATCATCCTTACGCTTCTTCTTCTGTAGCTTCAGTAAGAGAAGCATTCCCAGAGTTTTGGGTAGATGGAATCGTTGGTGGTACACCTATTAAATATGATTATAAGTCGTATGCGGATCCATCTGAAGTATTCTTTAGAACTGGTTTGATCAGTAATACATCCGTTCAAATTGCGGGTGGATCTGACAGAACTGGTTACAGTGCAAGTTTCGGCTACACCGATGAGGAAGGATTTACTCCAGGTAACGAATTGAAGAAGTATAACTTCGGATTGGGTGTGAATTCAGCGATTTCTGATAAATTATCTGTGAAGTCTTCTTTTACGTTTGCGATCACTGACTTGGAGTCCCCTCCAGTTAACGCAGCGTTTGGTTCTGGACCATCAGGTGGTATTCCATCAGCTTTTGCTCACGTATTGTATACTCCAAGATCTGTGGATTTAGGTGGTCTTCCATTCGAAAATCCAGTAGATAACAGCTCTGTATACTATAGAGGTGGTAATGATATCGTGAACCCATTGTGGTTAGTGAAATATTATCAAAACACTTCTGATGTGAAGCGTTTCTTCAACTCTACCTCTTTAATTTATGACGTCACTGATGATTTCTCTATCACATATAGAATCGGTTTAGATACTTATTCTGAAACCCAAGAGAAAAAATACAACAGAGGCGCTGGATCTGGTAGTGCTGCAATTCAGTCTGGTTTGTATACCACTGCTAACATTGTAAACACGATTTGGAACCAGGATTTGATCTTAAACTGGAAAAAAGATTTCTCAGATAAGTTCGGAATGAGTGCATTATTGGGTGGAAACTCAAGATATGACGTATTCAACAGAACTGGTATTGAATCTCAAAATCAATTGGCATTCGGATTATTCAACCATTCTAACTTCACAAGTCAATCTTCTGGAGGCTTGAATTATAATGAAGAGCAAAGAAGAATGGGAATTTATGCCAACTTGACATTTGATTATGCAAATTATTTGTATTTCAACCTTTCTGCTAGAAATGACTGGACATCCACTGTAGAGAAAGATAATAGAAGAATCCTATATCCAGGAGCTTCTGTTTCCTTCATTCCAACTACTGCATTTGATTGGAACTCATCTACTTTGAATGACTTGAAATTGAGATTAGGTTACGGTACTTCTGCCGGTTTCCCAAATCCATATAGAACTAGAAATATCTTGAACCAAGATCCTCAGGCATTCTTAAGAGGTGGTCAATTGACTCAAACTCACTCTGTAAGTAATAGATTGGGTAACCCTAACTTGAAGCCAGAGCTTCAGGAAGAATTGGAATTTGGTGTGGAAGCAGTAATGTTTAACAACAAATTGAGATTTGATCTTTCTTTGTATGAGAAGAATACAAGAGACTTGATTACTTCTGCACCAATTGATCCATCTACTGGATTTACTTCTACTGATATTAACATTGGTAAGATTAGAACTAGAGGGGTTGAATTCCAGGCTACAGTTACTCCGGTTTCTACAGCTTCAGGGTTTACTTGGAATTCTACCATCAACTGGGGTCTTTATAGATCTGTAACTGTTGAATTGGGTGAAGGTCTTGAAGAAATCGTAGTTGCTGGTTTTACTACCCTAGGTAACTTCGCTATCCCAGGTGAGCCTTTCAATATTATCAAAGGTTCTGGATTTGAAAGAGATGAGCAAACTGGTTTACCGATCATTTTATCAACTGGTCTACAGAAGCAAGATGCTGATCTTCAGGTCTTAGGGGACCCTAACCCAAGATGGAATGGTTCTTGGATTAACACATTTACTTTCAAAGGATTTACTTTGAATGCAATGTTGGAGTACAGACATAAAGGTGCAATATTTTCTAACACAGTTACTGGAACCCTTGCAAGAGGTGTGACCAAAGATCCAGTGGTAGATAGAGAAATGACCTTCATTATGCCAGGTGTGAAAGAAGATGGAACTCCTAACGATATTCAAATCACTGCTTCTGATTACTTCTTTGGTGGTTATCACCTAGGTGCGGATGAGGCAAACGTATTTGATGGTTCTATGATTCGTCTTCGTGAAGTATCATTGGGTTATGAATTACCTACTAGCTTGATGGCGAAAACTCCATTTAAGAGAGCTTCTATCGCAGTAAGTGGTAGCAACTTATGGTTCAGAGCATTGAACTTCCCTCCAAACATGAACTACGATGTGGACGTGTTGGGTACTGGTGTTGGTAACGGTCTAGGTTTCGACTTTGTGACTGGTCCTAGCTCCAGAAGATTTGGTGGAACTGTAACTCTTGCATTCTAA